From Lysobacter auxotrophicus, the proteins below share one genomic window:
- a CDS encoding sensor histidine kinase yields MRARLRGRNGFLLSLAMAALAIVWMALIAPALALELRRFFGDAAHWIANALSLPLVAALLFAMLRRTCSDTREVELAAHLQRQQEELHALNARLIDVQESERRTLSRELHDDVGQAISAMKMAATSIPGEDEEGRREIVDEIVAIADSTIGKLRDLSILLRPPQLDALGLVAALRWQCERLFRRGGTPALELDLAPLLDRPDPTVELACFRIAQEALTNVLRHSGAAQVTVLLAPRGDQILLTIIDDGRGFDPDHVHGLGLIAMRERATHLGGTFDIETVPGAGTCIRACLPVSVRG; encoded by the coding sequence TTGCGCGCCCGTTTGCGTGGGCGCAACGGGTTCCTGCTGTCGCTGGCGATGGCCGCTCTGGCGATCGTCTGGATGGCGCTCATCGCGCCCGCGCTCGCGCTGGAACTGCGCCGTTTCTTCGGCGACGCCGCGCACTGGATCGCCAACGCGCTGTCGCTTCCGCTGGTCGCCGCGCTGTTGTTCGCGATGCTGCGCCGCACGTGTTCGGACACACGCGAGGTCGAACTCGCCGCGCACCTGCAACGCCAGCAGGAAGAGCTGCACGCGCTCAACGCGCGCCTGATCGACGTACAGGAAAGCGAACGCCGCACGCTCTCGCGCGAGCTGCACGACGACGTCGGCCAGGCGATCTCGGCGATGAAGATGGCGGCGACGTCGATCCCGGGCGAGGACGAGGAAGGACGGCGCGAAATCGTCGACGAGATCGTCGCCATCGCCGATTCGACCATCGGCAAGCTGCGCGATCTGTCGATCCTGCTGCGTCCGCCGCAACTGGATGCGCTCGGCCTGGTCGCGGCGCTTCGCTGGCAGTGCGAGCGCCTGTTCCGCCGCGGCGGCACGCCCGCGCTGGAACTGGACCTCGCACCATTGCTGGATCGCCCCGATCCCACGGTCGAGCTGGCGTGTTTCCGCATCGCACAGGAAGCGCTGACCAACGTGCTGCGGCATTCCGGCGCGGCGCAGGTGACCGTGCTGCTCGCGCCGCGCGGCGACCAGATCCTGTTGACGATCATCGACGACGGCCGCGGCTTCGACCCCGACCACGTGCACGGCCTGGGCCTGATCGCCATGCGCGAACGCGCCACGCACCTGGGCGGCACCTTCGACATCGAAACCGTGCCCGGCGCGGGCACGTGCATCCGCGCGTGCCTGCCGGTGAGTGTGCGGGGGTAA
- a CDS encoding TrmH family RNA methyltransferase translates to MRSRKERFEDNTTRFRRDRAEHDAQRAARPRVEHAHEGEPDAFAHDAEHAAHPARERRSAELRLYGLNAIQAVFSRRPQAIRKLYLAEARIPALQPLLKWCVANRVGYRVVDELDLHKLAASSHHEGVVADVLREEPLPLSTWLRDLPSGPQCAIWLDGVGNPHNFGAILRSAAHFGVAAILLPKHSNLSLSGAAARVAEGGAEAVPLVRLGREDNAIAQLRGAGFTLAATVVNGGTDVFAAPLPERTIYVLGAEGEGMDRDLAAACDLRLSIPGTGLVESLNVASAAAVLLAAWKAKRG, encoded by the coding sequence GTGCGCAGCCGCAAGGAGCGCTTCGAAGACAACACCACGCGTTTCCGTCGCGATCGCGCCGAACACGACGCGCAGCGCGCCGCGCGTCCGCGCGTGGAGCACGCGCACGAGGGCGAGCCGGACGCGTTCGCGCACGACGCCGAGCACGCGGCGCATCCCGCACGCGAGCGACGCAGCGCCGAGCTGCGCCTGTACGGCCTCAACGCGATCCAGGCGGTGTTCTCGCGCCGCCCGCAGGCGATCCGCAAGCTCTACCTCGCCGAAGCACGCATCCCCGCGTTGCAGCCGCTGCTGAAGTGGTGCGTCGCCAATCGCGTGGGCTATCGCGTCGTCGACGAACTCGACCTGCACAAGCTCGCGGCGAGCAGCCACCACGAAGGCGTCGTCGCGGACGTCCTGCGCGAGGAACCGCTGCCGCTGTCGACGTGGCTGCGCGATCTGCCGTCCGGCCCGCAATGCGCGATCTGGCTGGACGGCGTCGGCAATCCGCACAACTTCGGCGCGATCCTGCGCTCGGCGGCGCACTTCGGCGTGGCGGCGATACTGCTGCCGAAGCACTCGAACCTGTCGTTGTCCGGCGCCGCCGCGCGCGTGGCCGAAGGCGGCGCCGAAGCCGTGCCGCTCGTGCGCCTTGGCCGCGAGGACAACGCCATCGCGCAGCTGCGCGGCGCGGGCTTCACCCTCGCCGCCACGGTGGTGAACGGCGGCACCGACGTGTTCGCCGCGCCGTTGCCCGAGCGCACGATCTACGTGCTCGGCGCGGAAGGCGAGGGCATGGACCGCGATCTCGCCGCCGCTTGCGACCTGCGCTTGTCGATCCCGGGCACGGGACTGGTCGAAAGCCTGAATGTCGCATCCGCCGCCGCGGTGCTGCTGGCGGCGTGGAAGGCGAAGCGGGGCTGA
- a CDS encoding GNAT family N-acetyltransferase has translation MPALAPSSRFESERLTGEGFVLRPWRPSDLDSLLRHANDADVVRGLSSRFPHPYTREDGERFLSGAVVDLDDPVFAIEVDGHACGGIGARPGDAERGHCAELGYWLGKSLWGRGLMTRVVATYAPWAMQRLALFRLQATVLGFNEASARVLLKNGFIEEGVARCALVKNGEPRDVRVFARVRRSLCDAP, from the coding sequence ATGCCCGCCCTCGCGCCCAGTTCCCGATTCGAGTCCGAACGCCTGACCGGCGAGGGCTTCGTGCTGCGGCCGTGGCGTCCGTCGGACCTGGACTCGCTCCTGCGCCACGCCAACGACGCCGACGTCGTGCGCGGGCTCAGCAGCCGCTTTCCGCATCCGTACACGCGCGAGGACGGCGAGCGTTTCCTGTCCGGCGCCGTGGTCGATCTGGACGATCCGGTGTTCGCCATCGAAGTGGACGGCCACGCCTGCGGCGGCATCGGCGCGCGGCCCGGCGATGCCGAACGCGGGCATTGCGCCGAACTGGGTTACTGGCTCGGCAAGTCGTTGTGGGGACGCGGTCTGATGACGCGCGTGGTCGCGACGTACGCGCCCTGGGCGATGCAGCGCCTGGCGCTGTTCCGCCTGCAGGCGACGGTGCTCGGGTTCAACGAGGCGTCGGCGCGCGTGCTGCTGAAGAACGGTTTCATCGAAGAGGGCGTCGCACGCTGCGCCCTCGTGAAGAACGGCGAGCCGCGCGACGTGCGTGTGTTCGCCAGAGTACGAAGGAGTCTGTGTGACGCACCGTGA
- a CDS encoding alanine/glycine:cation symporter family protein translates to MCLAAGLYFSVRTRFMQVRGFVEMFRLTVGGQKSDAGVSSFQALAMSMAGRIGIGNIAGVATAIAFGGPGAIFWMWVMGFLGASTSYVESTLAQIYKTKDAEGRYRGGPAYYIEKAMGLKWYAMAFAIATIAATGFLMPGVQANAIADSAANVCHGSALCGSLDGQWLGMDARDAFKLGIGAAVSVLLAIIIFGGVKRIANFAEIVVPFMAMGYILMAVVVMAMNADQVPEMFGMIFSSAFGGHAAYGALLGLAVEWGVKRGIYANEAGQGTGPHAAAAAEVSHPAKQGYVQAFAIYFDTMMVCTATAFLILSTGRYNVVGADGAALYSGLAGTEPGPGFAQAAVESVLPGWGAGFVALALFFFAFTTIMAYYYMAETNLAYVNGGRRRPLTVLLLRLGIIAMVIFGASHNASVAWALGDIGVGLMAWLNIVAILILAKPAMIALRDYERQKKLGLDPVFDPDALGIRNADFWRGRAGTQPAAEPAAATPAHPSLQGEG, encoded by the coding sequence ATGTGCCTGGCCGCCGGCCTGTACTTCAGCGTCCGCACCCGCTTCATGCAGGTGCGCGGCTTCGTCGAGATGTTCCGCCTCACCGTGGGCGGGCAGAAGTCCGACGCGGGCGTGTCCTCGTTCCAGGCCCTGGCGATGTCGATGGCCGGGCGCATCGGCATCGGCAACATCGCCGGCGTCGCCACGGCGATCGCGTTCGGCGGGCCGGGCGCGATCTTCTGGATGTGGGTGATGGGCTTCCTCGGCGCGTCCACGTCCTACGTGGAATCCACGCTCGCGCAGATCTACAAGACCAAGGACGCCGAAGGCCGCTACCGCGGCGGCCCGGCGTACTACATCGAAAAGGCCATGGGCCTGAAGTGGTACGCGATGGCCTTCGCGATCGCCACGATCGCCGCGACCGGCTTCCTGATGCCCGGCGTGCAGGCCAACGCCATCGCCGACAGCGCCGCCAACGTGTGCCACGGCTCGGCGCTGTGCGGTTCGCTCGACGGCCAATGGCTGGGCATGGACGCGCGCGACGCGTTCAAGCTCGGCATCGGGGCGGCGGTGTCGGTGCTGCTGGCCATCATCATCTTCGGCGGCGTGAAGCGCATCGCCAACTTCGCCGAGATCGTCGTGCCGTTCATGGCGATGGGTTACATCCTGATGGCCGTGGTCGTGATGGCGATGAACGCCGACCAGGTGCCGGAGATGTTCGGCATGATCTTCTCCAGCGCGTTCGGCGGCCACGCGGCGTACGGCGCGCTGCTCGGCCTGGCGGTGGAATGGGGCGTCAAGCGCGGCATCTACGCCAACGAAGCCGGGCAGGGCACCGGCCCGCACGCGGCCGCCGCCGCGGAGGTTTCGCACCCGGCCAAGCAGGGTTACGTGCAGGCGTTCGCGATCTACTTCGACACGATGATGGTGTGCACCGCCACCGCCTTCCTGATCCTGTCCACGGGCCGCTACAACGTGGTCGGCGCCGACGGCGCGGCGCTGTATTCGGGACTGGCGGGCACCGAGCCCGGTCCTGGCTTCGCGCAGGCGGCGGTGGAATCGGTGCTGCCCGGCTGGGGGGCGGGCTTCGTCGCACTGGCGCTGTTCTTCTTCGCCTTCACCACGATCATGGCCTATTACTACATGGCCGAAACCAACCTCGCCTACGTCAACGGCGGCCGTCGCCGCCCGCTGACGGTGCTGCTGCTGCGCCTGGGCATCATCGCGATGGTGATCTTCGGCGCCTCGCACAACGCGTCGGTGGCCTGGGCGCTGGGCGACATCGGCGTGGGCCTGATGGCGTGGCTCAACATCGTCGCGATCCTGATCCTCGCCAAGCCGGCGATGATCGCGCTGCGCGATTACGAACGGCAGAAGAAGCTCGGCCTGGACCCGGTGTTCGATCCGGACGCGCTGGGCATCCGCAACGCCGATTTCTGGCGCGGCCGTGCGGGCACGCAGCCGGCGGCCGAGCCCGCTGCCGCTACGCCGGCGCACCCCTCGCTGCAGGGCGAAGGCTGA